One window of the Zea mays cultivar B73 chromosome 3, Zm-B73-REFERENCE-NAM-5.0, whole genome shotgun sequence genome contains the following:
- the LOC103652124 gene encoding kinesin-like protein KIN-12F isoform X1: MVRDHAALRRTPAKASASEAGNDENSPGVVPDVAAVGVAVAATDPGRPPLLAIQPPASGLKRKPESPAPTPSKLPFRTPEKAATRSRFGWVPPRADEAPPRVGVGATPHCAMTTPRAHRGKAVTVAPAASEGGSTHSTPTKSVTKPAHSIGASGSRPPMSGGGPRGAGFGLGFTMAGRGPPTSLGPPTVVNSVEVPHFELREDPSFWMDNNVQVVIRVRPLNNNEKNLHSYYRCLKQESAQTITWIGQPETRFTFDHVACEAVDQEVLFRVAGLPMVENCMAGYNSCVFAYGQTGSGKTYTMLGEISDLEVRPSPDRGMTPRIFEFLFARIKAEEESRRDEKLKYSCKCSFLEIYNEQITDLLDPSATNLPLREDIRNGVYVENLTEFEVGCASDIIKLLMQGSANRRVAATNMNRESSRSHSVFTCIIESRWEKDSASNLRFARLNLVDLAGSERQRTSGAEGERLKEAVNINKSLSTLGLVIMSLVDLAHGKQRHIPYRDSRLTFLLQDSLGGNSKTMIIANVSPSVCSANETLSTLKFAQRARLIQNNAVVNEDASGDVLALQHQIRLLKEELAVLKRQHVTRSLSFSADVFGGDVDDGSENMSVDDKNDNKAHNGHFLKDIRFSNKQVRSLEEALAGALRRESTAENTIKELELQIEQLNELVRQREDDTRSAKMMLKFRDDKIHRMEVLVNSKLPAQSYLLEENKTLSQEVELLRERVDKNPEVTRFALENIRLSSQLKRSQLFFNEGERELLLNEISELRNQVSQILEQRTETEQQNTFSDKTKLKRTSQEVETCRSNRQVCLESNIALTREIADLVEEKTAHAEAEEKPAGLGDKLQEANIHILQSCKHCEAMERELNESRSLIEALESQQIILINEIAELKKGCVEISRLNSELDLHHRQDYLTKEEPKAELLKCFGKEDSPLQRKFKRMQASLEKARNLNTRYQIDQASHCFAEKEMDEVRKQVEVETAKVIQCLEEDLISVQQQLNASNKNDLLAKQSINELQLEIKQLNDKLLEVLKENEIFSSVTKEKEKEIELLSNDWNRLAADIGKCLVDGNAALGEASDQVAFISKSLSQRKWIEKQVRKLCSGISERDELLEELQNRLKEADDIRRDLDLKLRSLRGAMQVVNEEHQQEKCDQEKEIYFLRSQISEQGHVNNHQLEEIHRINLLLDESIETFVQKEVLQQTCVSLQKAMGEEIHRLESQLDQSKIHFAHLLNQTQEKEQLIGKLKNEELNVLLRLMSEVLKTNSTVRELRIGFNTLQSSLYMSPEVIACQNSDLNLEDRVDLRANEAFQSVERQNAEVLCQHSKEMELAVQGMQIMQSQMTKLLQEKENAKEFNLESQRTIKDLSDEVLRLNSHIIEKERSYEAKLEELNTKIHEHDASFISWNEENEALRIEVSEAKLVVAQKSFESATLTAKFEEAQATIRDADSTVKALVEANEKAKFEADKYEEKEALFSAETESMLSEISSLKMLLDMKEQSYKLMEKQFQSGLLEANELALELEDGIRLTQNLLQQKLEFVSSDVEWMKERVQQFAGLTRKWLEENWLEIIGKDCAISVLHLCHMEILLERITGLNAENGFLQHGLCESNSLISKLREHNEKAKNELEMCSVLKGKLLLDINHSFSRIAKKEQEATELNSRLDSFEKKILHLQAQEEAMVERSNSMYSELSILIEEIDATNRSALAAESKEKEELRHQLDEALFVSEMLKDKMLVELNLLQTNNYKPLNNIQGCNEFELCNSLADYRSDLMITGIITKDIESTVLALELKQHKLQLQEQRVMFTDVLEELMALAEATLWKVNQHLENIAICTLHEENNEARVDLENLKQNCEEIMKKLHAMNEENTTLKCLMSSFQTNLDAKNKALMELECSHATICTELELTIDAMNRRSTRENYFISENETLKQEIRNILCKDQCMVELMDNIEADKLFSTIEGRLQLVTDHVHNYITEQINTMSKLSNDLDIIEVSAQELSTQNSLLKSELIRKEELTKGLSFDLSLLQESASVAKDQAAEITGLRKVIKSLELELASKSLELDDVVSDRQQLEAMILKCNQNVAALEEELGKKIDELNIVSMENAELKSQIQHIEEISCTMEELADKSEVIRRLEEKLIESRTLIDERSVCLQSLQNDFSKLSDEKTSCDTELLILKEKLEMAQALAEESEAIATESRQIAEEHKAYAEGKDEEVKVLERSIEELENTVCVLESKVEIVKEEAERQRMQREELEVELQKVRQQMLAVPPSGKARRYMEDGMIDLADSSRHPVDMHNELLSAQETIRILRKEVSEKESEIAQCNAHISELNIHAEAAAQEYKHKLMELETMAQQVKTDNSTAHACSGRQEKINSKPRGSGSPFKCIGIGFVQQMNSEKDEELSAAKQRIVELEGIAASRQREIFMLNAKLATTESMTHDVIRDMLGVKMNMTTWAALADNQQKLETKEPITSQAQEIKDQSNELMNLKRQLDEFIEERQSWLDEINQKQSELGAARITIEKLRQREHFMVAEIELLKAENSNYKTIILNLEAEVKNLTRQQNLQLRINHHVKTKEENILLKRQNEELSAKLKQLGGILTRTKEELARYRVSNGRDPHELIEEEELLRKKLDESERDRSQLAENLSSLCSSILKVAGVSDSESDATLLKASECLDQLQCRIASLEGQVEDLNLKCKLVREKARLCELRSNSSSLRTGAKGNLTSPSPDTSPSISSFR; encoded by the exons ATGGTGAGGGATCACGCCGCGCTCCGCCGAACTCCGGCGAAGGCTTCCGCCTCGGAAGCCGGCAACGACGAGAACTCGCCGGGCGTCGTCCCAGATGTCGCGGCCGTTGGCGTCGCCGTCGCCGCCACGGACCCCGGCCGCCCTCCGCTGCTCGCTATCCAGCCGCCGGCGTCCGGTCTGAAGCGGAAGCCCGAGTCGCCGGCGCCGACGCCGTCCAAGCTCCCGTTCCGGACCCCCGAGAAGGCCGCCACGCGGAGCCGGTTCGGCTGGGTCCCGCCCCGCGCCGACGAGGCCCCACCGCGGGTCGGCGTGGGGGCAACCCCGCACTGCGCGATGACCACGCCCCGTGCGCATCGGGGCAAGGCGGTGACGGTGGCGCCGGCGGCCTCCGAGGGCGGGTCCACGCACAGCACGCCCACCAAGAGCGTCACCAAGCCGGCGCACAGCATTGGGGCGAGCGGGTCGAGGCCGCCCATGAGCGGTGGCGGGCCCAGGGGGGCAGGGTTTGGCCTGGGGTTCACCATGGCGGGGAGGGGACCGCCGACGTCACTTGGGCCGCCGACGGTGGTGAATTCCGTGGAGGTGCCTCATTTCGAGCTCCGAGAGGACCCCTCCTTTTGGATGGACAACAATGTGCAG GTCGTCATCCGTGTGCGCCCGCTAAATAATAACGAAAAGAACCTGCACAGTTATTACCGATGCTTGAAACAAGAAAGTGCGCAGACTATCACTTGGATTGGGCAGCCCGAAACTCGTTTTACATTTGACCATGTTGCTTGTGAAGCAGTGGATCAG GAGGTGCTCTTCAGAGTTGCTGGTTTACCAATGGTTGAGAACTGTATGGCTGGATACAACAGCTGTGTGTTTGCTTATGGACAG ACCGGAAGCGGAAAAACATATACAATGCTTGGTGAAATAAGCGATCTGGAAGTAAGGCCTAGTCCAGACCGAGGGATGACACCACGcatttttgagttcttatttgccaGAATTAAAGCG GAAGAAGAGAGCAGGAGAGATGAGAAGCTCAAATACAGTTGCAAGTGTTCTTTCCTGGAGATATATAATGAACAAATTACAGATCTTCTTGATCCTTCTGCCACAAATCTCCCA CTCCGAGAAGATATAAGGAATGGAGTGTACGTCGAAAATTTGACTGAATTCGAAGTTGGCTGTGCCAGTGACATAATAAAACTCCTGATGCAG GGTTCTGCAAATAGAAGAGTGGCTGCTACAAATATGAACCGTGAGAGTAGCCGCTCCCACAGTGTTTTCACCTGTATCATTGAGAGTAGGTGGGAGAAGGATTCAGCATCCAACTTACGGTTTGCAAGATTAAATCTGGTTGATCTTGCTGGGTCTGAAAG GCAGAGGACATCTGGAGCAGAAGGTGAGCGGCTGAAGGAAGCTGTTAATATTAACAAATCGTTATCAACACTTGG CCTTGTGATAATGAGTTTAGTTGATCTAGCGCATGGCAAACAAAGACACATTCCATATAGGGACTCAAGATTGACATTCCTTCTCCAA GATTCACTTGGAGGGAACTCAAAAACTATGATCATTGCAAATGTCAGCCCTTCAGTATG TTCTGCTAACGAAACACTCAGCACCCTGAAGTTTGCTCAGCGTGCAAGGCTCATTCAGAACAAT GCGGTTGTTAATGAAGACGCTTCAGGAGATGTGCTAGCTTTACAACATCAGATACGTCTCCTAAAG GAGGAGCTTGCTGTCCTCAAGCGTCAACATGTCACTAGATCTTTATCCTTCTCAGCTGATGTTTTTGGAGGTGATGTTGATGATGGTAGTGAAAACATGAGTGTGGATGACAAGAATGATAATAAAGCCCATAACGGACACTTTTTGAAAGATATACGATTTTCAAATAAGCAG GTGAGGTCACTGGAAGAAGCACTTGCCGGAGCATTACGGAGAGAATCAACTGCAGAAAATACTATAAAGGAACTTGAACTTCAAATTGAGCAGTTGAATGAATTG GTTCGACAAAGAGAGGATGACACAAGATCGGCTAAGATGATGCTTAAGTTTCGGGATGATAAGATTCATAGAATGGAGGTTCTTGTGAACAGTAAATTGCCAGCACAATCATATCTACTGGAGGAAAACAAAACCTTATCACAAGAAGTTGAACTTCTTAGGGAAAGAGTTGATAAAAATCCAGAAGTAACTCGTTTTGCACTAGAAAATATTCGTCTCTCAAGCCAACTGAAGAG GTCCCAGCTCTTCTTCAACGAAGGGGAGAGGGAGCTTCTATTGAATGAAATTTCTGAGCTTCGAAATCAG GTTTCACAAATACTTGAACAGAGGACAGAAACCGAGCAACAAAATACCTTTTCTGACAAAACTAAG TTGAAAAGGACCAGCCAAGAAGTAGAAACATGTAGAAGCAACCGTCAAGTTTGCTTAGAATCGAACATAGCACTAACAAG GGAAATAGCTGATCTTGTGGAAGAGAAAACAGCCCATGCGGAAGCTGAGGAAAAACCAGCTGGTTTAGGTGACAAACTGCAAGAAGCAAACATACATATCCTCCAATCGTGTAAGCATTGTGAGGCAATGGAAAGAGAATTGAACGAGTCAAGATCTCTTATTGAAGCTCTTGAATCACAGCAGATTATATTGATAAACGAAATAGCTGAACTTAAGAAGGGGTGTGTCGAAATCTCAAGGTTGAACAGTGAACTTGACCTCCACCATAGGCAGGATTACTTGACCAAAGAGGAGCCCAAAGCGGAACTTCTTAAGTGTTTCGGTAAAGAAGATTCACCTTTGCAGAGGAAGTTTAAAAGAATGCAAGCTTCACTTGAAAAGGCACGGAACCTAAATACAAGGTACCAAATAGATCAGGCATCACACTGTTTTGCTGAGAAAGAAATGGATGAAGTTCGTAAACAGGTTGAGGTTGAAACAGCTAAGGTGATTCAATGCTTAGAAGAAGATCTGATATCAGTCCAACAGCAACTAAATGCAAGCAACAAAAATGACTTGTTAGCCAAACAAAGCATAAATGAACTTCAACTAGAAATCAAGCAGTTGAATGATAAGTTACTTGAGGTGTTGAAAGAGAACGAAATATTTTCTTCTGTGaccaaggaaaaagaaaaggaaattgaacTATTGTCCAATGACTGGAACAGATTAGCTGCCGACATTGGAAAATGTCTTGTGGATGGAAATGCAGCTTTAGGTGAAGCTTCTGATCAGGTTGCCTTTATTTCCAAATCTTTATCTCAAAGAAAATGGATCGAGAAACAAGTTCGAAAGCTGTGTAGTGGTATATCTGAAAGAGATGAGCTACTCGAAGAGCTTCAGAACAGGTTGAAAGAGGCAGATGATATAAGACGTGACTTAGACTTGAAATTAAGGTCCTTAAGAGGAGCAATGCAGGTTGTAAATGAAGAGCATCAGCAGGAAAAATGTGATCAAGAAAAAGAAATATATTTTCTAAGATCACAAATATCTGAACAAGGACATGTAAACAATCACCAACTAGAAGAAATTCACAGAATAAACCTATTGTTGGATGAATCAATTGAGACTTTTGTACAGAAGGAGGTTCTGCAACAGACCTGTGTTTCTTTACAAAAGGCAATGGGAGAAGAGATTCATCGTCTGGAGTCACAATTAGACCAGTCAAAGATACATTTTGCTCATTTATTGAATCAGACTCAGGAAAAGGAACAGCTTATTGGGAAGCTTAAAAATGAAGAGTTAAATGTTTTGTTAAGACTGATGTCAGAAGTTCTAAAGACAAACAGTACTGTACGTGAGCTTCGAATTGGATTCAATACATTGCAGTCAAGCCTTTATATGAGCCCTGAAGTGATCGCCtgtcaaaattcagatttgaacttagAGGATCGG GTCGACCTTAGGGCCAATGAAGCGTTCCAATCTGTGGAGCGGCAAAATGCTGAGGTTCTTTGCCAACATAGCAAAGAAATGGAGCTTGCAGTTCAAGGAATGCAGATAATGCAGTCTCAAATGACTAAACTTcttcaagaaaaagaaaatgcGAAGGAGTTTAATTTGGAGAGTCAAAGAACAATTAAAGATCTAAGTGATGAGGTCCTTAGATTGAATTCACATATAATTGAAAAAGAAAGATCCTATGAAGCTAAATTGGAAGAGCTGAATACAAAAATCCACGAACACGATGCATCATTTATTTCATGGAATGAAGAGAACGAG GCACTTCGAATTGAGGTTTCGGAGGCAAAACTTGTTGTGGCCCAGAAATCTTTTGAGTCTGCAACTCTTACAGCCAAATTTGAAGAAGCGCAGGCAACTATAAGAGATGCAGACTCTACGGTCAAGGCATTGGTCGAAGCAAACGAAAAGGCAAAATTCGAAGCAGATAAGTATGAAGAGAAGGAGGCTTTGTTTAGTGCTGAAACAGAAAGCATGCTAAGTGAAATTAGTAGTCTGAAAATGCTGCTGGATATGAAGGAACAAAGTTACAAGCTTATGGAAAAGCAATTCCAGTCAGGCTTGCTTGAAGCAAATGAGCTAGCTCTTGAGCTGGAAGATGGCATTAGACTTACGCAGAATTTATTACAGCAGAAGCTTGAGTTTGTTTCTTCTGATGTTGAGTGGATGAAGGAAAGGGTCCAGCAGTTTGCAGGGTTGACTAGAAAATGGTTAGAGGAGAATTGGCTGGAGATAATTGGCAAAGATTGTGCTATCTCTGTGTTGCACCTCTGTCACATGGAGATTCTTTTGGAGAGAATCACTGGGTTGAATGCAGAAAATGGTTTCCTTCAGCACGGGCTGTGTGAATCTAATTCTTTGATATCTAAACTGCGAGAGCACAATGAAAAAGCCAAGAATGAACTGGAGATGTGCAGTGTTCTCAAAGGGAAATTATTACTTGACATCAACCATAGTTTTAGTCGTATTGctaagaaggaacaagaagcaacCGAGTTGAACTCGAGATTAGATTCTTTTGAGAAGAAGATTCTGCATTTGCAAGCACAAGAAGAAGCAATGGTGGAACGGTCAAATTCAATGTACAGTGAGCTCTCCATTTTGATTGAAGAGATTGATGCTACAAATAGGAGTGCCTTGGCAGCTGAATCCAAAGAAAAGGAAGAACTACGCCACCAACTGGATGAAGCTTTGTTTGTCAGTGAAATGTTGAAGGATAAAATGCTTGTAGAGTTGAATCTGCTTCAAACAAATAACTACAAACCTTTAAATAATATTCAAGGCTGCAATGAATTTGAGCTGTGCAATTCACTTGCAGATTATCGAAGTGATTTAATGATAACCGGTATTATCACAAAGGATATTGAGTCTACTGTTTTGGCTTTGGAACTGAAGCAACACAAACTACAGCTGCAAGAGCAACGAGTTATGTTTACCGATGTCCTTGAAGAATTGATGGCACTGGCAGAAGCAACTCTATGGAAAGTGAACCAGCATTTGGAGAATATTGCAATCTGCACTTTACATGAGGAGAACAATGAGGCAAGGGTTGATTTGGAGAACCTGAAGCAAAATTGTGAAGAAATTATGAAAAAATTGCATGCCATGAACGAGGAAAACACAACACTTAAATGTTTAATGTCCTCCTTCCAAACAAATTTGGATGCAAAAAACAAAGCTTTGATGGAGTTGGAATGCTCTCATGCAACCATATGTACGGAGCTGGAACTGACAATTGATGCCATGAATCGCAGAAGTACTAGAGAAAATTATTTCATTTCTGAAAATGAAACGTTGAAGCAGGAAATTCGGAATATTTTGTGCAAGGATCAGTGCATGGTTGAATTAATGGATAACATTGAAGCAGATAAGTTATTTTCCACCATTGAAGGTCGCTTGCAATTGGTTACTGATCATGTGCACAATTACATTACTGAGCAAATAAACACGATGAGCAAGTTATCCAATGACTTAGACATTATCGAAGTATCAGCCCAGGAGTTAAGCACACAGAATTCACTTCTCAAGTCCGAATTAATCAGAAAAGAGGAATTAACAAAGGGCTTATCATTTGATCTTAGCCTGTTACAAGAGTCTGCATCTGTAGCGAAAGATCAAGCAGCTGAGATTACAGGGTTGAGAAAAGTAATAAAATCTTTGGAACTAGAGCTTGCATCTAAGTCGCTTGAACTTGATGATGTTGTTTCTGATAGGCAACAATTGGAAGCAATGATTTTGAAGTGTAATCAAAATGTTGCTGCCCTAGAGGAGGAGCTGGGAaagaagattgatgaattaaacataGTTTCTATGGAGAATGCTGAACTAAAATCGCAGATCCAGCATATTGAAGAGATTAGTTGCACTATGGAGGAGTTAGCTGATAAAAGTGAAGTAATTAGAAGACTTGAAGAAAAGTTGATTGAATCAAGAACTTTAATTGATGAAAGGAGTGTCTGTCTTCAGAGCTTGCAAAATGATTTCTCCAAACTCTCAGATGAAAAGACATCATGTGACACTGAGTTGCTTATCTTGAAAGAGAAGCTGGAGATGGCTCAGGCACTTGCAGAAGAAAGTGAAGCAATTGCTACAGAATCTCGGCAG ATAGCTGAGGAGCATAAGGCATATGCCGAAGGGAAGGATGAAGAAGTAAAGGTATTGGAGAGGTCAATTGAAGAACTTGAGAATACTGTATGCGTTTTAGAAAGCAAA GTGGAAATTGTCAAGGAAGAAGCAGAGCGGCAAAGAATGCAGCGAGAAGAACTAGAAGTGGAGCTGCAGAAAGTTAGGCAACAAATGCTAGCTGTACCACCCTCTGGGAAAGCAAGGAGATATATGGAAGATGGAATGATTGATTTAGCTGACTCATCCAG GCACCCAGTAGATATGCACAATGAGCTCCTCAGTGCTCAAGAGACTATTAGAATACTTAGAAAGGAGGTTTCTGAGAAGGAATCAGAG ATTGCTCAGTGCAATGCACATATCTCAGAACTAAACATTCATGCTGAGGCAGCGGCACAAGAATACAAGCACAAG TTGATGGAGCTGGAGACTATGGCACAACAGGTTAAGACAGACAATTCCACAGCACATGCTTGCTCTGGGAGACAAGAGAAGATTAACTCAAAACCTCGGGGCTCAGGTTCTCCATTTAAATGTATCGGCATCGGCTTTGTGCAACAGATGAATTCTGAGAAAGATGAAGAGCTTAGTGCTGCAAAACAACGTATTGTGGAACTAGAGGGCATAGCAGCTAGTAGACAAAGGGAG ATATTCATGTTGAATGCGAAACTAGCAACAACAGAGAGCATGACGCACGATGTGATTCGAGATATGCTTGGGGTTAAAATGAACATGACAACCTGGGCG GCTCTAGCTGACAACCAGCAAAAGCTGGAGACAAAAGAGCCCATCACTTCTCAAGCACAGGAAATCAAAGAC CAGTCCAATGAGCTGATGAATTTGAAGCGGCAGCTTGATGAATTCATTGAAGAGAGACAGAG CTGGCTTGACGAAATAAACCAGAAGCAATCAGAGCTTGGAGCTGCCCGCATTACTATAGAGAAGTTACGACAACGGGAACACTTTATGGTAGCTGAAATAGAGTTGCTAAAG GCTGAGAATTCAAACTACAAAACCATCATCCTTAACCTTGAAGCCGAAGTGAAGAACCTTACCAGACAACAGAACCTCCAGCTCCGAATAAATCACCACGTTAAAACGAAG gaagagaacatcctgctGAAGAGGCAGAACGAAGAGCTAAGTGCAAAGCTGAAACAGCTGGGGGGCATCCTTACCCGTACGAAGGAAGAGCTCGCCCGCTACAGGGTTTCAAATGGAAGAGATCCGCACGAACTGATCGAGGAGGAGGAGCTTCTGAGGAAGAAACTAGAC GAGAGCGAACGAGATAGAAGCCAGCTGGCGGAAAACCTATCAAGCCTATGCTCCAGCATTCTGAAG GTCGCTGGAGTTTCGGACTCAGAATCTGACGCTACTCTTTTGAAAGCATCGGAGTGCTTGGATCAGCTCCAGTGCCGTATCGCTTCTTTGGAAGGCCAAGTTGAGGATCTAAATCTAAAG TGCAAACTAGTGCGTGAAAAGGCCCGCCTGTGCGAGCTCCGGAGCAACTCGTCGTCTCTGCGCACAGGGGCGAAGGGCAATCTGACATCGCCCAGTCCGGACACATCGCCAAGCATTTCGTCCTTCCGATGA